The Desulfurispora thermophila DSM 16022 genome contains a region encoding:
- a CDS encoding CooT family nickel-binding protein, producing the protein MCEANAYLRQGGKEELFLEMVDKVQPQPDGSLMLEDIFGRRKMVKARIAELELVNHRIILEKAE; encoded by the coding sequence ATGTGCGAAGCCAATGCTTACCTGCGCCAGGGCGGCAAGGAGGAGCTTTTTCTGGAAATGGTGGACAAGGTGCAGCCCCAGCCCGACGGCAGCCTGATGCTGGAGGACATTTTCGGCCGGCGCAAAATGGTGAAGGCGCGCATTGCCGAACTGGAACTGGTCAATCACCGCATTATCCTGGAAAAGGCTGAATGA
- a CDS encoding uracil-DNA glycosylase: protein MFTTGEEWDLSGCVNLEDLARRVRGCSRCPLRQGASQVVFGEGNPQARLVLCGEGPGADEDRLGRPFVGRAGQLLDKILAACGFERFTHVYILNTVKCRPPGNRIPTPQERQACRPNLDAQLRILKPQIMVLLGATALQEILGADRRITRDRGKWVQMGGVWIMPTYHPAALLRNPALKRDTWEDFKQVVYKYRELIDPQHYSPHC, encoded by the coding sequence TTGTTCACAACAGGAGAGGAATGGGATCTGTCCGGTTGTGTCAATCTGGAGGATTTGGCCCGGCGGGTGCGCGGCTGCAGCCGCTGTCCGCTGCGCCAGGGGGCCAGCCAGGTGGTCTTCGGCGAGGGCAACCCGCAGGCCCGCCTGGTGCTGTGCGGCGAGGGGCCGGGTGCCGATGAAGACCGCCTGGGGCGGCCCTTTGTGGGCCGGGCGGGGCAGCTTTTGGACAAAATCCTGGCCGCCTGCGGCTTTGAGCGCTTTACCCACGTCTATATCCTGAACACGGTCAAATGCCGGCCGCCGGGCAACCGCATTCCCACTCCCCAGGAACGGCAGGCCTGCCGGCCCAACCTGGACGCCCAGCTGCGCATATTAAAACCGCAAATCATGGTTTTGCTGGGCGCCACCGCTTTGCAGGAAATCCTGGGGGCGGACAGGCGCATTACCCGCGACCGGGGCAAGTGGGTGCAAATGGGCGGCGTGTGGATCATGCCCACCTACCACCCGGCCGCTCTGCTGCGCAACCCTGCTCTGAAACGAGACACCTGGGAGGACTTCAAACAGGTGGTCTATAAATATCGTGAACTGATTGACCCGCAACATTACTCGCCGCATTGTTAG
- a CDS encoding sugar ABC transporter substrate-binding protein: MPGRRPWLYCLLLVLLLTMSAGLLTGCGKKKQTAKKPNPTKVKIAICLADMQRDGNKTIARTIKKEAQTAGVDLLLAEAGGDAFKQVSQLQELGQKKVKAVIWQPVNAALGQQVLPQLARDKIKVVVLDSLPREAAVDGYVAANHALTGQLLARYALERQARRVVLLGGDPQDRAVAAMVESVQRELAAAGVQPLAVLEHPVEKTPAVSGELARLDAGGGFDAVLATDSKLAVEAVKYLQGQNRTARVTTVGVGADEAASQALAAGLHDAEIDTRPDLLARYALNAARELAEKGQWSYEGQLTEGTSAVPYRYTPVRLIDQQNIYLLAERWQSLTKGGQKGGQGQSGSAGQSGGGQGGGSSGSSGGQGSTSPGGQGGGEQKKTVLRITTMEGQTMEVEVPGEIKKIETQGAGGRQGGGQKSTGRSGSGQEE, encoded by the coding sequence ATGCCGGGAAGGCGACCATGGCTGTATTGCTTGTTGCTGGTACTGTTGCTGACCATGTCTGCAGGTTTGCTCACCGGCTGTGGCAAGAAAAAACAGACGGCGAAGAAACCCAATCCCACCAAAGTAAAAATTGCTATCTGCCTGGCCGACATGCAGCGGGATGGTAATAAAACCATTGCCCGGACCATCAAAAAGGAGGCCCAAACCGCCGGGGTGGATTTACTCTTGGCCGAGGCGGGCGGCGATGCCTTCAAGCAGGTGAGCCAGCTGCAGGAACTGGGGCAGAAAAAGGTGAAAGCCGTCATCTGGCAGCCGGTGAACGCCGCTTTGGGCCAGCAGGTGCTGCCGCAACTGGCCCGGGACAAAATCAAGGTGGTGGTTCTGGACAGTCTGCCCCGGGAGGCGGCCGTGGATGGCTACGTGGCGGCCAATCACGCCCTCACCGGGCAGCTGCTGGCCCGCTACGCGCTGGAGCGGCAGGCGCGCCGGGTGGTGCTGCTGGGTGGCGACCCGCAGGACCGGGCGGTGGCGGCCATGGTAGAAAGCGTGCAGCGGGAACTGGCTGCCGCCGGTGTGCAGCCGCTGGCGGTACTGGAACATCCGGTGGAGAAAACCCCGGCTGTATCCGGCGAACTGGCCCGCCTGGACGCGGGCGGCGGTTTTGATGCTGTACTGGCCACCGACAGCAAACTGGCGGTGGAAGCGGTCAAATATCTGCAGGGCCAAAACCGCACCGCCCGGGTGACCACGGTGGGCGTGGGAGCGGACGAAGCGGCTAGCCAGGCCCTGGCCGCCGGCCTGCACGATGCCGAGATCGATACCCGGCCGGATCTGCTGGCCCGCTACGCTCTGAATGCGGCCAGGGAGCTGGCCGAAAAAGGCCAGTGGTCTTACGAGGGCCAGCTCACCGAGGGCACCAGCGCGGTACCCTATCGCTACACTCCGGTGCGCCTCATCGACCAGCAAAACATTTACCTGCTGGCCGAGCGCTGGCAGTCGCTGACCAAGGGCGGACAAAAAGGCGGCCAGGGGCAATCGGGCAGCGCGGGCCAGTCCGGCGGCGGCCAGGGTGGCGGGAGTAGCGGTAGCTCCGGCGGTCAGGGAAGTACCTCGCCGGGTGGCCAGGGCGGCGGTGAGCAAAAAAAGACCGTCTTACGCATTACCACCATGGAAGGCCAAACCATGGAAGTGGAAGTGCCGGGTGAGATTAAAAAGATCGAAACCCAGGGTGCCGGCGGCAGGCAGGGCGGGGGTCAGAAAAGCACCGGTCGTTCCGGCAGCGGTCAGGAGGAGTAG
- a CDS encoding Ig-like domain-containing protein, whose translation MRLSGAWKRINYLVVWLLTLSLLLTSTPHADAAVTVITPVAMPGAGTYDRTQEVILYSYDSANPSANVKIYYSKYGREMIPQSEYTSMNSSTDITSLPKITIDEDSVLNVSAYNESDLANKKYTQFRYVINASVLSVYPGYYTDSVSGAVYSRVYIKFSRKMNLDKMSQLNFEVRQGNETAQLEKKDVLGRDATNNQVYIDLLKRLDGDQDYKLTIVPSVKGALPDGSNAEVRDSDGKLFAGQLQYTFHTLKDAPYTFYGSVWTELEHYATSSSATIKVRGTYLEKVGDEWKAQLSGGKDIKIQFFKAEKNNSYVFKGEGTINTVGVDGFEGEITGIDLSAAGDYVVKAYAGSGTGYELFAENTFTVGALNSPQLKNTPEVSPVGGVYKYFEPVKVTLSTSQSGVDIYYTLVDKSDYPNGLNPQVGNKYTGPISIDPKTLGGGDNPTYVLRAIARKGNVFSPEIKAEYAFNTTLGYLQYGPTGSNVAINEKPYIKFGRAVKPDVANKFFLKKILDGNKFEYVSGRVRYDSLEHKAVFYPDAPLQPGTRYQGYVLKTVQDLEGNNFNPGSDMDSDSSGFYWEFTTGAGQGILVDGNALVGNSTSVNKNPVRIDVTLANINMVTINKIPALPAESNSDDETQKHYYAEVPLKPGRNSIEVVTTATDGSTETYKFTIVFADVLADGAERQVVLDEKGKIELFGKKLNMQFAPGTHLYDTNNELGASVDQTIKVEAYKQQMVKGSPAVGYVFDIYAKADAQKTGNVDLNNKAEATITVPYDKQVSQVSKSALSVVFRPDSYSDWQVLGGTVDTGKSSVKVPFKGFGEYVVVNRIPAFPDFEQVGWAKMYVEYLWARGIMNEDPAKQPFFGLLETDGTETPITRGEFTVMLARALGYNPEQVSKSELRTVSLFSDLRIESGAAQARDLQTGRWYDIPLDDYKYIYLAARNGVATGVLTPTYEHAFDYYNYISREQVATMLCRAMNLKVDDDDTKVSSTMQKMFTDTDSANMSQWAMPYILATVKAGYLAGFPDKTFGAKQYFTRPQAAKTIYMMMKKAKLIK comes from the coding sequence ATGCGGCTATCTGGAGCATGGAAAAGGATTAACTATTTGGTTGTCTGGTTGCTTACTTTAAGTTTGCTTCTTACATCCACACCGCATGCCGACGCGGCAGTGACGGTGATTACACCGGTGGCCATGCCGGGAGCCGGTACATATGACCGGACGCAGGAGGTAATATTGTACTCTTATGACAGCGCCAATCCATCGGCAAATGTAAAAATTTATTACAGTAAGTACGGGCGGGAAATGATTCCGCAAAGCGAATATACCAGCATGAATTCCTCAACAGATATAACTTCACTGCCCAAGATTACCATTGACGAAGATAGCGTTTTGAATGTAAGCGCCTACAATGAAAGTGATTTGGCAAATAAAAAATATACTCAATTCCGTTATGTAATCAACGCCAGCGTGCTGAGCGTTTACCCGGGCTATTATACCGACTCGGTCAGCGGGGCGGTTTATTCCCGGGTCTACATCAAGTTCAGCCGCAAGATGAACCTGGACAAGATGAGCCAGCTGAATTTCGAAGTCCGGCAGGGCAATGAAACAGCCCAGCTGGAAAAGAAAGACGTTCTGGGCAGGGATGCGACCAATAACCAGGTCTATATCGACCTGCTTAAAAGATTGGATGGCGATCAGGACTACAAACTGACCATTGTTCCCTCGGTGAAAGGTGCTTTGCCCGACGGCAGCAATGCCGAAGTAAGAGACAGTGACGGCAAGCTTTTTGCGGGTCAACTGCAGTATACCTTCCACACCCTGAAGGACGCTCCCTATACTTTCTATGGTTCGGTTTGGACCGAGCTGGAGCACTATGCCACCAGCAGTTCGGCTACCATCAAAGTGCGGGGTACCTATCTGGAAAAGGTTGGGGATGAATGGAAAGCGCAGCTCAGTGGCGGTAAAGATATTAAAATCCAGTTCTTTAAAGCAGAGAAAAACAATTCTTATGTATTCAAGGGAGAAGGGACGATCAATACTGTCGGCGTCGACGGCTTCGAGGGTGAAATTACCGGTATTGATTTGAGTGCAGCGGGCGATTATGTAGTTAAGGCCTATGCAGGGAGTGGTACCGGTTATGAGCTGTTTGCGGAAAACACCTTCACAGTAGGTGCGTTAAACAGCCCCCAACTGAAGAATACGCCCGAGGTGTCTCCGGTGGGAGGTGTGTATAAATACTTTGAACCGGTCAAGGTGACTTTGAGCACATCGCAGTCCGGTGTGGATATTTACTATACTCTGGTGGATAAGTCCGATTATCCCAACGGCCTCAACCCGCAGGTAGGCAACAAGTATACCGGCCCTATATCCATTGATCCCAAAACGTTGGGTGGGGGAGATAATCCGACCTATGTTTTAAGGGCGATTGCCCGCAAGGGCAATGTCTTCAGTCCGGAAATCAAAGCCGAGTATGCTTTCAACACCACACTGGGGTATTTGCAGTACGGGCCTACCGGAAGCAATGTGGCCATTAATGAAAAGCCCTATATCAAATTTGGCCGGGCGGTCAAACCCGATGTCGCAAACAAGTTTTTCCTGAAAAAAATCCTGGACGGCAATAAATTTGAGTATGTCAGCGGCCGGGTGAGGTATGATTCGCTGGAGCACAAGGCGGTCTTTTACCCCGATGCGCCTTTGCAGCCCGGCACCCGGTACCAGGGTTATGTATTGAAGACCGTGCAGGATCTGGAAGGAAATAACTTCAACCCCGGTAGTGACATGGATAGCGATTCTTCCGGCTTTTACTGGGAGTTTACCACCGGGGCCGGGCAGGGCATACTGGTGGACGGCAACGCCCTGGTGGGTAACAGCACATCGGTGAATAAAAACCCTGTACGCATAGATGTTACACTGGCCAATATTAATATGGTTACCATCAACAAAATTCCCGCCCTGCCGGCTGAGAGCAATAGCGATGATGAGACCCAGAAGCACTATTATGCGGAAGTGCCATTGAAGCCGGGCAGGAACAGTATAGAAGTGGTGACTACCGCCACAGACGGCAGTACGGAAACATACAAATTTACCATTGTTTTTGCTGACGTGCTGGCGGACGGAGCGGAAAGACAGGTTGTTTTGGATGAAAAAGGAAAGATTGAACTGTTTGGTAAAAAATTGAACATGCAGTTTGCACCGGGCACACATTTGTATGATACCAACAACGAGCTGGGTGCTTCCGTAGATCAGACCATCAAGGTAGAGGCCTATAAGCAACAAATGGTCAAAGGGTCGCCCGCCGTGGGTTATGTGTTTGACATTTATGCCAAGGCCGATGCCCAGAAGACCGGAAATGTGGACTTGAATAACAAGGCGGAAGCTACAATCACTGTGCCGTATGATAAGCAAGTATCCCAGGTGTCGAAGAGTGCACTGTCGGTAGTTTTTCGCCCGGACAGTTACAGTGATTGGCAGGTACTGGGTGGTACGGTGGATACCGGCAAATCCAGTGTAAAAGTGCCGTTTAAGGGCTTTGGGGAGTATGTGGTAGTAAACCGCATCCCGGCTTTCCCCGACTTCGAGCAGGTTGGATGGGCCAAAATGTATGTGGAGTACCTGTGGGCCAGGGGGATTATGAATGAAGATCCGGCCAAACAGCCTTTCTTCGGTTTGTTGGAAACTGACGGCACGGAAACACCCATAACCCGAGGGGAATTTACCGTCATGTTGGCCAGGGCGCTGGGCTACAATCCCGAACAGGTTAGCAAGAGCGAATTGCGCACAGTAAGCCTGTTCAGTGATCTGCGTATTGAAAGTGGCGCCGCCCAGGCCAGGGATTTGCAGACCGGTCGCTGGTATGATATTCCGCTGGATGACTACAAGTACATCTACCTGGCTGCCCGTAATGGCGTGGCCACGGGTGTGCTCACCCCTACTTACGAACACGCTTTTGATTATTACAACTATATTTCGCGTGAGCAAGTAGCCACCATGCTCTGCCGGGCTATGAACCTGAAGGTGGATGATGACGACACCAAGGTTTCCAGCACCATGCAGAAAATGTTTACCGACACTGACTCGGCCAATATGTCCCAGTGGGCCATGCCCTATATCCTGGCCACAGTGAAAGCCGGGTATCTGGCGGGCTTCCCGGACAAGACCTTTGGTGCCAAACAGTACTTCACCCGCCCCCAGGCGGCCAAAACCATTTACATGATGATGAAAAAAGCCAAGCTAATCAAATAG
- the uvrB gene encoding excinuclease ABC subunit UvrB, translating into MAGFVLKSDFVPRGDQPQAIAQLVEGLQKGYKHQTLLGVTGSGKTYTMAQVIQAVQRPTLVLAPNKTLAAQLCSEFREFFPDNAVEYFVSYYDYYQPEAYIPQTDTYIEKDSSINDEIDKLRHSATCALFERRDVIVVASVSCIYGLGDPGEYRNLVLSLRRGMRIERDAVLRRLVDIQYERNDVNFTRGKFRVRGDVLEVFPVATTERAIRIEFFGDEIEKMLEFDALTGEIIGLRQHVSIFPASHYSVSSDRLQRAIASIRQELEEQLAYLREKGKLLEAQRLESRTNYDLEMLQEVGYCNGIENYSRHLTGRAPGEAPYTLLDFFPDDMLMFIDESHVAVPQVRAMYEGDRSRKSALIEYGFRLPSALDNRPLKFEEFLQRINQVIYVSATPATFELEHSSQVVEQIIRPTGLVDPEIQVRPTAGQIDDLLGEINKRVLKQQRVLVTTLTKKMAEDLTDYLRQAGVKVRYMHSDVNTIERMEIIRDLRLGVFDVLVGINLLREGLDLPEVSLVAILDADKEGYLRSETSLIQTIGRAARNAEGRVIMYADRITRSMARAIGETNRRREKQLAFNRQHGIVPRTVQKSVRAVIEATSVAEAAGVYRATAGDKKKKYSKKELKQLISTTEKQMREAARRLEFEEAARLRDILIELRLQLRGRDPRIKAVGEEM; encoded by the coding sequence GTGGCCGGTTTTGTTTTGAAATCCGATTTCGTGCCCCGCGGCGACCAGCCGCAGGCCATCGCACAGCTGGTGGAGGGCCTGCAAAAGGGCTACAAACACCAGACTCTGCTGGGTGTGACCGGGTCGGGCAAGACCTACACCATGGCCCAGGTCATCCAGGCCGTGCAGCGGCCCACGCTGGTGCTGGCGCCCAACAAGACGCTGGCCGCCCAGCTGTGCAGCGAGTTCCGGGAGTTCTTCCCCGACAACGCGGTGGAATATTTCGTCAGCTACTACGACTACTATCAGCCCGAGGCCTACATTCCCCAGACCGACACCTATATCGAAAAAGATTCCTCCATAAATGATGAGATAGACAAGCTGCGGCACTCGGCCACCTGCGCCCTGTTCGAACGGCGCGATGTGATTGTGGTGGCCAGCGTGTCCTGCATCTATGGCCTGGGTGACCCCGGCGAATATCGCAACCTGGTCCTTTCCCTGCGCCGGGGCATGCGCATCGAGCGCGATGCCGTGCTGCGCCGTCTGGTGGACATCCAGTACGAGCGCAACGATGTCAACTTCACCCGGGGCAAGTTCCGGGTGCGGGGTGATGTACTGGAGGTTTTCCCGGTGGCCACCACCGAGCGGGCCATCCGCATTGAGTTTTTCGGCGATGAGATTGAGAAGATGCTGGAGTTCGATGCCCTGACCGGCGAGATCATTGGCCTGCGCCAGCATGTGTCCATTTTCCCGGCCAGCCACTACTCGGTGAGCAGCGACCGGTTGCAAAGGGCCATTGCCTCCATCCGGCAGGAACTGGAGGAACAGCTGGCTTACCTGCGCGAAAAAGGTAAGCTGCTGGAAGCCCAGCGCCTGGAAAGCCGCACAAACTACGACCTGGAAATGCTGCAGGAGGTGGGCTATTGCAACGGCATTGAAAACTACTCCCGCCACCTCACCGGGCGGGCGCCGGGCGAGGCCCCCTATACCCTGCTGGACTTTTTCCCGGACGACATGCTCATGTTCATCGACGAGTCCCACGTGGCCGTGCCCCAGGTGCGGGCCATGTACGAGGGCGACCGTTCGCGTAAAAGCGCCCTGATCGAGTATGGTTTCCGCCTGCCCTCGGCCCTGGACAACCGCCCCCTCAAGTTCGAGGAGTTTTTGCAGCGCATAAACCAGGTGATTTACGTATCGGCCACGCCGGCCACCTTCGAGCTGGAGCACAGCAGCCAGGTGGTGGAGCAGATCATCCGGCCCACCGGTCTGGTGGACCCCGAGATCCAGGTGCGGCCTACCGCCGGGCAGATTGACGACCTGCTGGGCGAGATCAATAAACGGGTGCTCAAGCAGCAGCGCGTGCTGGTAACCACTCTGACCAAAAAGATGGCCGAGGATCTGACCGACTACCTGCGCCAGGCCGGGGTGAAAGTGCGCTACATGCATTCGGATGTGAACACCATTGAGCGCATGGAGATCATCCGCGACCTGCGCCTGGGGGTTTTTGACGTGCTGGTGGGCATCAACCTGCTGCGCGAGGGGCTGGATTTGCCCGAGGTCAGCCTGGTGGCCATTTTGGACGCCGACAAGGAGGGCTATCTGCGTTCGGAAACCTCGCTCATCCAGACCATTGGCCGGGCGGCCCGCAATGCCGAGGGCCGGGTGATCATGTATGCCGACCGGATTACCCGCTCCATGGCCCGGGCCATTGGTGAGACCAACCGGCGGCGGGAAAAACAGCTGGCTTTCAACCGGCAGCACGGCATTGTGCCCCGTACGGTGCAAAAGAGTGTGCGGGCGGTGATTGAGGCCACCAGTGTGGCCGAGGCGGCCGGTGTATACCGGGCGACAGCGGGCGACAAAAAGAAAAAATATAGCAAGAAAGAGTTAAAGCAGTTAATTTCTACCACAGAAAAGCAAATGCGGGAAGCCGCCCGCCGCCTGGAATTTGAGGAGGCCGCCCGCCTGCGGGATATTTTGATTGAATTGCGCCTGCAGCTGCGGGGCCGGGACCCCCGCATCAAGGCGGTGGGCGAGGAAATGTGA
- a CDS encoding AbrB/MazE/SpoVT family DNA-binding domain-containing protein yields MKHVKREAKCKYYTVINNLGQVVLPAEVLALLGIDRLSRLVMYIEDNAIVLRRVGASASGRVSRGFEPAAEHTNHTVEGTGAGGCPAWQPKAVVAVPRRENTQERLTPCRTKSSSAARGCTT; encoded by the coding sequence ATGAAACATGTAAAGAGAGAAGCAAAGTGCAAGTATTATACCGTGATCAACAATCTGGGCCAGGTGGTGCTGCCCGCCGAAGTGCTGGCACTTTTGGGCATTGACCGGTTGAGCCGCCTGGTCATGTATATAGAGGACAATGCCATTGTTTTACGGCGCGTGGGCGCAAGTGCGTCCGGACGGGTGTCGCGCGGTTTTGAACCGGCAGCCGAACACACCAACCATACCGTTGAGGGGACAGGGGCCGGAGGTTGCCCGGCATGGCAACCGAAAGCGGTTGTGGCTGTCCCCCGGCGAGAAAACACACAGGAGCGTTTGACCCCATGCAGGACAAAATCATCATCCGCGGCGCGCGGGTGCACAACCTGA
- the uvrA gene encoding excinuclease ABC subunit UvrA has protein sequence MQDKIIIRGARVHNLKNINVEIPRHKFVVVTGLSGSGKSSLAFDTIYAEGQRRYVESLSAYARQFLGQMDKPDVDSIEGLSPAISIDQKTTSHNPRSTVGTVTEIYDYLRLLYARIGTPHCPRCGRVISSQTVQQMVDRLLGLPEGSRLQVLAPVVRGKKGEFARLLEEVRQEGFVRVRVDGALYDLSEQPSISLAKNKKHNIEIIVDRIILRPGVEGRLADSLETALRQAGGLALVAVGEQEEILFSENMACPECGISLPELSPRLFSFNNPHGACPQCTGLGVRQEIDPDLLIPDKSKSLAEGAIMGWQQGQHAAAFLQALAHKYGFSLDTPVGQLPPRALEKVLYGTGGERLPVRYRDGLGYEHVYNMSFEGVVNNLLRRYKETSSEYIRQEIEKYMSTVPCPACRGARLKPEALAVKVGGLAIHELCALPVHQAQEFLLGLELTERQRAIARQVLKEINERLGFLVNVGLDYLTLDRAAGTLSGGEAQRIRLATQIGSGLTGVLYILDEPSIGLHQRDNQRLLKTLFRLRDLGNTLIVVEHDEETIRLADHIIDIGPGAGEHGGQVVAQGDAAAIMACPQSLTGQYLSGARRIEVPAARRAPNGKYLEVLGARENNLQDIDVAFPLGLFICVTGVSGSGKSTLVNEILYRALAAALQRARVKPGAHREIRGLEHVDKVIEVDQSPIGRTPRSNPATYTGVFTDIRELFALTPEARLRGYKAGRFSFNVKGGRCEACQGDGIIKIEMHFLPDVYVPCEVCRGRRYNRETLQVTYKGKNIADVLAMTVDQAAQFFQAIPRIHRRLQTLQDVGLGYIRLGQPAPELSGGEAQRVKLATELARRSNGRTVYILDEPTTGLHMADVHRLLGVLQRLVDAGDTVIVIEHNLDVIKTADYIIDLGPEGGVRGGRLVACGTPEEVARVEQSYTGQFLRRVLF, from the coding sequence ATGCAGGACAAAATCATCATCCGCGGCGCGCGGGTGCACAACCTGAAAAACATCAATGTGGAGATACCCCGCCACAAATTTGTGGTGGTCACCGGCCTTTCCGGTTCGGGCAAGTCCTCACTGGCCTTTGATACCATTTATGCCGAGGGGCAGCGCCGCTATGTGGAGTCGCTGTCGGCCTACGCCCGCCAGTTCCTGGGCCAGATGGACAAGCCCGATGTGGACAGCATCGAGGGGCTTTCCCCGGCCATATCCATCGACCAGAAGACCACCTCCCACAACCCGCGCAGCACAGTGGGTACGGTGACCGAAATATACGATTACCTGCGCCTGCTGTACGCACGCATCGGTACCCCCCACTGCCCGCGCTGCGGACGGGTGATCAGCAGCCAGACCGTGCAGCAGATGGTGGACCGGCTGCTGGGCCTGCCCGAGGGCAGCCGGCTGCAGGTGCTGGCACCCGTGGTGCGGGGCAAAAAGGGCGAGTTCGCCCGTTTGCTGGAGGAGGTGCGGCAGGAGGGCTTCGTGCGGGTGCGGGTGGACGGTGCGCTCTACGATTTGAGCGAACAGCCGTCCATCAGCCTGGCCAAAAATAAAAAGCACAACATTGAAATCATTGTAGACAGGATTATCCTGCGCCCCGGCGTGGAGGGCCGCCTGGCCGATTCACTGGAAACCGCCTTAAGGCAGGCCGGGGGCCTGGCCCTGGTGGCGGTGGGCGAACAGGAGGAAATTCTGTTCAGTGAAAACATGGCCTGCCCGGAATGCGGCATCAGCCTGCCCGAGCTGTCGCCCCGCCTTTTTTCTTTCAACAACCCCCACGGCGCCTGCCCCCAGTGCACCGGCCTGGGTGTGCGCCAGGAAATCGACCCCGATTTGCTCATCCCCGACAAGAGCAAGTCGCTGGCCGAAGGGGCCATTATGGGCTGGCAGCAGGGCCAGCACGCCGCGGCCTTTTTGCAGGCCCTGGCCCACAAGTACGGTTTTTCCCTGGATACCCCGGTGGGCCAGCTGCCGCCCCGGGCGCTGGAAAAGGTGCTCTACGGCACGGGCGGTGAGCGCCTGCCGGTGCGCTACCGGGACGGGCTGGGCTACGAGCACGTCTACAACATGAGCTTTGAGGGCGTGGTCAACAATTTGCTGCGCCGTTACAAAGAAACCAGTTCCGAGTATATCCGGCAGGAAATTGAAAAGTACATGAGCACGGTGCCCTGCCCGGCCTGCCGGGGGGCGCGTCTCAAGCCGGAAGCTCTGGCGGTTAAGGTGGGCGGTCTGGCCATTCACGAGCTGTGCGCCCTGCCCGTGCATCAGGCGCAGGAGTTCCTGCTGGGCCTGGAGCTCACCGAACGGCAGCGGGCCATTGCCCGCCAGGTACTGAAGGAGATCAACGAGCGGCTGGGCTTCCTGGTCAATGTGGGCCTGGACTACCTGACGCTGGACCGGGCGGCCGGCACGCTGTCGGGCGGGGAGGCCCAGCGCATCCGCCTGGCCACCCAGATTGGCAGCGGGCTGACCGGCGTGCTCTACATCCTGGACGAGCCCAGCATCGGCCTGCACCAGCGGGACAACCAGCGTCTTTTAAAGACGCTTTTCCGCCTGCGCGATCTGGGCAATACGCTGATTGTGGTGGAACACGACGAGGAAACCATCCGCCTGGCCGACCACATCATCGACATCGGTCCCGGGGCGGGCGAGCACGGCGGGCAGGTGGTGGCCCAGGGCGATGCGGCGGCCATCATGGCCTGTCCCCAGTCGCTCACCGGGCAGTATTTGAGCGGCGCCCGGCGCATCGAGGTGCCGGCCGCCCGCCGCGCGCCCAACGGCAAGTACCTGGAGGTACTGGGGGCGCGGGAGAACAATTTACAGGATATCGACGTGGCCTTCCCTCTGGGACTGTTCATCTGCGTCACCGGTGTGTCCGGCTCGGGCAAAAGCACGCTGGTCAACGAGATTCTCTACCGGGCCCTGGCCGCCGCCCTGCAGCGGGCCCGGGTGAAGCCCGGCGCGCACCGCGAGATCCGCGGCCTGGAGCATGTGGACAAGGTGATTGAGGTGGACCAGTCGCCCATCGGCCGCACGCCGCGCTCCAACCCGGCCACCTACACCGGGGTGTTCACCGATATTCGCGAACTGTTCGCCCTGACGCCGGAAGCCCGCCTGCGGGGCTACAAGGCTGGCCGCTTCAGCTTCAATGTCAAGGGTGGACGCTGCGAGGCCTGCCAGGGCGACGGCATCATCAAGATTGAAATGCATTTTCTGCCCGATGTCTATGTGCCCTGCGAGGTCTGCCGGGGCCGGCGTTACAACCGGGAGACGCTGCAGGTCACATACAAGGGCAAAAACATAGCCGATGTGCTGGCCATGACCGTGGACCAGGCGGCGCAGTTTTTCCAGGCCATCCCCCGCATCCACCGCCGGCTGCAGACGCTGCAGGACGTGGGGCTGGGCTACATCCGCCTGGGCCAGCCCGCTCCCGAACTGTCGGGCGGGGAGGCCCAGCGGGTCAAACTGGCCACCGAGCTGGCGCGCCGCTCCAACGGCCGCACCGTGTACATTCTGGACGAGCCCACCACCGGCCTGCACATGGCCGACGTGCACCGCCTGCTGGGCGTACTGCAGCGTCTGGTGGACGCCGGCGATACGGTGATTGTCATTGAACACAACCTGGATGTGATCAAGACGGCCGACTATATCATCGACCTGGGGCCGGAAGGCGGCGTGCGGGGCGGCCGGCTGGTGGCCTGCGGCACGCCGGAGGAAGTGGCCCGGGTGGAGCAGTCTTACACCGGGCAGTTTTTGCGGCGGGTACTTTTTTAG